The window GAGGTCACTCACTCGCTGCGCCGTTGCCTTCATCTTGTCGAGACGGGCAGAGGGTCGAAGCTGGCGTCGCCAATCCGTGAGTGGATTCTCGAGCTCGATGGGATTGATCCCGCGGGCACTGCGTTCCGCTACGCGGACGTTGGTGCCGACCGGTACTTTGAGTACTGGTTTGATTTGCGCCACTTTCAGTTCGCGATGGAACGAGTCTTTCGCGCCATCGACACTGAAGTCCTTCGGGTTGGTGCCATGGGTAGACCGGCGAAGAGCGCCCCTCGCAGGGAGAAGGAGCCATGACGACGCCGCCCACCGTCAGTGCGATAGACCTGCGAGCCGTCGAAGACATCTTCGGAATGGGCAGCGGCTACGTGCTCGACTTCAGTAACCGAACGTTCGGCGAGTTCTTCGCTGACCTCGGCATCGACATCGACCAGGAGTTCCCCGAAGGGTCGAAGTCCAACAGGCTGCGCGCCTTTCTGACGTCGTCCGATGCTCCTCGTGTCGCACAGGCGTTGGAGGCGCTTCTCGAACATCGAGGTACACGCGACGGCGATGACGCCTCGACCAACGTCGTGAAGGTGAAGAATTTGATCGCCCGCCTGCGGAAGGCACAGGTGGCGATGCTGCCAGTCACTCGGGCGGTCGATGTACTGAGCCTCGCATACGTTCACGAGCTGGAGATCAAGATCGACCAGCGCCT of the Myxococcales bacterium genome contains:
- a CDS encoding abortive infection family protein; this translates as MTTPPTVSAIDLRAVEDIFGMGSGYVLDFSNRTFGEFFADLGIDIDQEFPEGSKSNRLRAFLTSSDAPRVAQALEALLEHRGTRDGDDASTNVVKVKNLIARLRKAQVAMLPVTRAVDVLSLAYVHELEIKIDQRLSAADLEGAITAARTMLEAVLVELEKQLAGATGDYKGDLPKQFKAVAKQVRIDDERTDLDDNFKQVARGLVQVVNGLAPIRNKMSDGHARERKPEAHHARVIVNAARTVATFLVESYRAQHERGLLSAWPSA